In Oncorhynchus gorbuscha isolate QuinsamMale2020 ecotype Even-year linkage group LG08, OgorEven_v1.0, whole genome shotgun sequence, one genomic interval encodes:
- the LOC124042017 gene encoding calponin-2-like yields the protein MSGSSFNRGPAYGFSAEVKSKIAGKYDPQREEELKVWIEDTTGCDIGEDFQKGLKNGVILCKLINKLQPGSVKKINSSTMNWHQLENITNFIKSIQMYGLKPHDIFEANDLFESGNMTQVQSTLLSLAGTAKTKGCQSRVDIGVKYADKQERLFDEEKMKAGQCVIGLQMGTNKCASQAGMNAYGTRRHLYDPKAHILPPMDNSTISLQMGTNKGASQAGMTAPGTRRAIYDQKLGTDKCDNSTMSLQMGSNAGANQSGQNFGLGRQIYNAKYCPKNEEEQNGAGAEYVPDYQDEGYQEFKDEAVPVYQQEGTDY from the exons ATTGCCGGAAAGTACGACcctcagagagaggaggagctaaAGGTCTGGATCGAGGATACAACCGGATGTGACATCGGGGAAGACTTCCAGAAAGGCCTGAAAAATGGTGTCATCTTGTGCAA ACTGATCAACAAACTTCAACCTGGCTCTGTGAAAAAGATCAACTCGTCCACCATGAACTGGCATCAG CTGGAGAACATCACCAACTTCATCAAATCTATCCAAATGTACGGCCTGAAGCCCCATGATATCTTTGAGGCCAACGACCTGTTTGAGAGTGGGAACATGACCCAGGTCCAGAGCACACTGCTGTCTCTCGCTGGCACG GCCAAGACCAAGGGCTGCCAGTCCCGAGTGGACATTGGGGTGAAGTACGCAGACAAACAGGAGAGGCTATTCGACGAGGAGAAGATGAAGGCCGGACAGTGTGTCATTGGACTGCAG atggGGACGAATAAGTGTGCCAGCCAGGCGGGCATGAATGCATACGGCACCAGGAGGCACCTCTACGATCCCAAGGCTCACATCCTGCCCCCCATGGACAACTCCACCATCAGTCTGCAAATGGGTACCAACAAGGGGGCCAGTCAG GCTGGCATGACAGCTCCAGGAACCCGCCGTGCCATCTATGACCAGAAGTTGGGCACAGACAAATGTGACAACAGCACCATGTCACTGCAGATGGGCTCCAATGCAGGTGCCAATCAGAGCGGGCAGAACTTTGGCCTGGGTCGTCAGATCTACAACGCCAAGTACTGCCCCAAGAACGAGGAGGAGCAGAATGGGGCCGGAGCCGAATATGTCCCTGACTACCAAGACGAGGGTTACCAAGAATTCAAAGATGAAGCGGTACCGGTGTACCAGCAAGAGGGGACGGATTATTAA
- the LOC124042019 gene encoding 40S ribosomal protein S15: MADVEIKKKRTFRKFTYRGVDLDQLLDMSYEQLMQLYCARQRRRLNRGLRRKQQSLLKRLRKAKKEAPPMEKPEVVKTHLRDMVILPEMVGSMVGVYNGKTFNQVEIKPEMCGHYLGEFSITYKPVKHGRPGIGATHSSRFIPLK; the protein is encoded by the exons ATG GCGGATGTCGAGATCAAGAAGAAGCGTACCTTCAGGAAGTTCACCTACAGAGGTGTGGACCTGGACCAGCTTCTGGACATGTCCTA tgaacAGCTGATGCAGCTGTACTGCGCCCGCCAGAGGAGGAGACTTAACCGTGGTCTTCGCCGCAAGCAGCAGTCCCTCCTGAAGCGCCTGCGTAAGGCCAAGAAGGAGGCTCCCCCCATGGAGAAGCCCGAGGTGGTGAAGACTCACCTTAGGGATATGGTCATCCTGCCTGAGATGGTTGGCTCCATGGTCGGAGTGTACAATGGAAAGACCTTCAACCAGGTTGAAATCAAG CCTGAGATGTGCGGCCACTACCTGGGGGAGTTCTCTATCACCTACAAGCCAGTCAAGCACGGTCGCCCCGGTATCGGAGCTACACATTCTTCCCGTTTCATCCCACTGAAATAG